The Alkalinema sp. FACHB-956 genome includes a window with the following:
- a CDS encoding CARDB domain-containing protein, which yields MASTPDILDPLMLLEDGLLTAPDLLASAIAPLATGPQPVDLVGKSFDIFPGAFPNVANAGGTVTLNYQFQNSGDLAAGPFKVSFYLSKNNNTISTSDYFLDSVTIVGLSGTTIGVINTITLKLPGINDAFWTGDGNYYIGMVIDPDNQISESNEANNASVGREIDYDIITVNNTQRSNLKGKSFDVRPEPLVAGGRFNLNFDVQNLGGATGRPFDVSFYLSTDAIISATDFFLDKVTLSALAGGSSTGPLFLTKDLILPSVNDPFWIGDRTYYVGMIVDSGNVVLETNELDNSNQGLLVDYDDVLIQNTQLPNLKGKSFDVRPEPLTAGGRFNFDFEVQNLGGATGGSFEVSFYLSTNNIISTADYFLTKTTLSALPANGSTGKLFLTQDLTLPGLNDPFWTGDGTYYIGMIVDSGNTILETNESDNSNLGLLVDYDDVVINTTSLLGTRINDDLVGTPGNDIISGLRGDDDLFGNGGNDTLFGDRGDDNLFGGIGDDWLDGGAGDDWLWGVNVNDTSPGSGEIDTLIGGFGADEFYLGSETKVFYSSPVLEDYAKIVDFDPTEDTIVLNGSAANYTLQRTSGSLPTGLGIYRSSELIGIIQGASTLSLTGSYFAYF from the coding sequence ATGGCATCTACTCCAGACATTCTTGATCCATTAATGTTGCTCGAAGATGGATTGTTGACTGCTCCAGATTTACTTGCTTCGGCGATCGCGCCCCTGGCAACCGGGCCTCAGCCAGTTGATTTAGTAGGTAAATCTTTTGACATTTTCCCTGGCGCTTTTCCCAACGTTGCTAATGCCGGTGGTACAGTTACTCTTAACTATCAATTTCAAAATAGTGGAGATTTAGCTGCTGGGCCTTTTAAGGTTTCCTTCTACCTGTCTAAAAACAACAATACGATTTCGACATCCGACTATTTCTTGGATTCGGTAACCATTGTGGGTCTATCCGGAACCACGATCGGGGTTATCAATACCATTACTTTGAAGTTGCCGGGAATTAATGATGCCTTTTGGACAGGCGATGGTAACTATTACATTGGAATGGTGATTGATCCTGACAATCAAATTTCTGAGAGTAATGAAGCCAACAACGCTAGCGTTGGGCGAGAAATTGACTACGACATCATCACAGTTAATAATACCCAGCGATCGAATTTGAAGGGTAAGTCTTTTGATGTGCGTCCCGAGCCATTGGTGGCAGGGGGCAGGTTCAACTTGAATTTCGATGTTCAGAACCTGGGGGGTGCGACAGGTCGACCTTTCGATGTGTCATTTTACCTGTCGACTGATGCTATCATCAGTGCAACAGATTTTTTCCTGGACAAAGTAACATTAAGCGCGTTGGCTGGTGGCAGTAGTACGGGGCCGTTATTCCTCACTAAAGACTTAATCCTACCGAGTGTAAACGATCCCTTCTGGATAGGGGATAGAACCTATTATGTTGGCATGATCGTCGATTCGGGTAATGTAGTCCTAGAAACCAACGAACTGGATAATAGCAATCAGGGCTTGTTGGTTGACTACGATGATGTGTTAATCCAAAACACTCAACTACCAAACTTGAAGGGTAAGTCTTTTGATGTGCGTCCTGAGCCGTTAACCGCAGGGGGCAGGTTCAACTTTGATTTTGAAGTGCAGAACTTGGGAGGGGCAACTGGTGGGTCTTTCGAGGTGTCCTTCTACCTATCCACCAATAACATCATCAGTACCGCAGACTACTTCCTAACGAAGACGACGCTGAGTGCACTTCCGGCCAATGGCAGCACTGGCAAGTTATTCCTAACGCAGGACCTAACATTGCCCGGTCTGAACGATCCCTTCTGGACAGGGGATGGCACCTATTACATCGGCATGATTGTCGATTCGGGTAATACTATTCTGGAAACCAATGAATCGGACAACAGTAACTTAGGATTGTTGGTTGATTACGATGATGTGGTAATCAACACAACGAGTTTACTAGGAACCCGGATCAATGATGATCTAGTCGGAACACCCGGAAATGACATCATCTCCGGTTTACGCGGGGATGACGATCTCTTTGGTAATGGCGGAAATGACACGCTGTTTGGCGATCGAGGTGATGACAATCTGTTTGGTGGCATTGGTGATGACTGGCTAGATGGTGGCGCAGGGGATGATTGGTTGTGGGGCGTCAATGTGAACGACACGAGTCCCGGCTCCGGTGAGATTGATACGCTGATTGGTGGTTTTGGTGCAGATGAGTTTTATCTAGGCAGTGAAACTAAGGTGTTTTATAGTTCTCCCGTTCTAGAGGATTACGCGAAGATTGTAGATTTTGATCCGACGGAAGATACGATCGTGCTGAATGGTAGTGCAGCGAATTATACGTTGCAAAGAACATCGGGTTCGCTACCTACAGGATTGGGAATTTATCGGAGTAGTGAATTGATTGGAATTATTCAGGGTGCATCAACGTTGAGTTTAACGGGTAGCTATTTTGCATACTTCTAG